One Fuerstiella marisgermanici DNA window includes the following coding sequences:
- a CDS encoding PQQ-binding-like beta-propeller repeat protein, translated as MLRVMLIAACLCFTQFANTTANAGDWPQFRGPNCSGIANDAGSLPVEFSDTKNVAWSAKLGDSIGSPVVADGRVITSAMVDDKTIGLYAFDAESGKQLWSREWPIGDIDEIHKTNSYAATTAAADDERVYFYFWTLGLVAVDAETGEDVWKKELPIPYFVFKWGAGMSPVLYKDMVLFCQDDDLHPAFYAFDKKTGELRWKDDRNDMAVNYSHPVVCETDAGDEIVVGGTGILVGYDPATGKRLWKAKTLLRNIKTTPVCKDGVVYISLQSGGIANQWLASVDRAETGNADDKLTRDEVQAFVGKRPVPESFYKKTFDKGDLDGDGDLEGAELDIAFLNSDNFAGAAYDAKNPAQEFILAVKAGGRGDVTDTHVLWKKPTKHTDHIVSPLVVNDRMLLVKCGGIATCFNTADGDSVFGPARIRNEGDYFASPVYGDGKVYVASENGKIVVMEEGPELKILAVNDMGDSVLGSPAIVGDALFVRTRGALLKVSAK; from the coding sequence ATGCTTCGCGTGATGTTGATAGCTGCTTGTCTTTGCTTTACCCAGTTCGCGAACACCACCGCCAACGCTGGCGACTGGCCTCAGTTTCGCGGGCCCAACTGTTCGGGAATCGCAAACGATGCCGGGTCACTGCCGGTGGAATTTTCTGACACGAAAAACGTCGCATGGAGTGCGAAACTGGGGGACAGCATCGGCAGCCCGGTGGTGGCCGACGGACGAGTGATCACGTCTGCGATGGTCGATGACAAAACGATCGGGCTGTACGCTTTTGATGCCGAAAGCGGAAAGCAACTTTGGTCGCGCGAATGGCCAATCGGCGACATCGATGAAATTCACAAAACCAACAGCTACGCGGCAACGACGGCGGCTGCTGACGATGAACGAGTTTATTTCTACTTCTGGACGCTCGGCCTGGTTGCCGTTGACGCCGAAACCGGCGAAGACGTCTGGAAGAAAGAACTGCCCATTCCCTACTTTGTGTTCAAATGGGGAGCTGGCATGTCGCCGGTTCTGTACAAAGACATGGTCTTGTTTTGCCAGGACGACGACCTTCATCCCGCCTTCTACGCCTTCGACAAAAAAACGGGCGAGCTGCGATGGAAAGACGACCGCAACGATATGGCCGTCAATTATTCTCACCCTGTCGTTTGCGAAACGGATGCGGGTGATGAGATCGTCGTTGGCGGCACCGGCATTTTAGTCGGCTACGATCCGGCCACGGGCAAGCGATTGTGGAAGGCAAAAACGCTGCTCCGCAATATTAAGACGACACCCGTGTGCAAAGACGGCGTCGTCTACATTTCTTTGCAGAGTGGTGGAATTGCCAATCAGTGGCTGGCGAGCGTCGACCGAGCCGAAACCGGCAACGCGGACGACAAGTTGACTCGAGACGAAGTGCAGGCGTTTGTCGGCAAGCGACCCGTTCCCGAAAGCTTCTACAAGAAGACGTTCGACAAAGGTGACCTCGATGGAGACGGCGATTTGGAAGGTGCGGAGCTGGATATCGCCTTCCTGAATTCTGATAACTTTGCCGGTGCGGCCTACGACGCAAAGAACCCGGCTCAGGAATTTATTCTGGCAGTGAAAGCTGGTGGCCGAGGCGACGTTACAGACACTCATGTATTGTGGAAAAAGCCGACAAAGCATACGGACCACATCGTGTCGCCGCTGGTTGTGAACGATCGCATGCTGCTGGTGAAGTGCGGCGGGATTGCCACATGCTTTAACACGGCGGACGGCGATTCTGTGTTCGGCCCGGCAAGAATCCGTAACGAAGGCGACTATTTCGCGTCGCCAGTTTATGGTGATGGCAAAGTGTACGTCGCCAGTGAGAACGGGAAGATCGTGGTCATGGAGGAAGGTCCAGAGCTGAAAATTCTCGCCGTCAACGACATGGGGGATTCCGTGTTGGGATCACCGGCAATCGTCGGTGACGCTTTGTTCGTGCGAACTCGCGGTGCGTTGCTGAAAGTTAGTGCGAAATGA
- a CDS encoding HpcH/HpaI aldolase family protein — MSGHDFRARLRSGEKLVGTMVTLPTPSTAEILADAGFDWLFVDAEHGPLDVNDIQGILQAVGDRVPCVVRVPECSEAWIKRVLDLGAHGVIVPQSNTAEMVADVVRFSRYAPEGSRGVGLARAHGYGFKFAEYVASANDEIAVIVQAEHRRAVEDIAAIVAVEGVDAVLLGPYDMSASYGKMGQIDDPEVKAAIAKVIATCRSAAIPIGSFGVDADAINGYAKQGCTLLAAGVDVLFLGGAARRMKDQTT; from the coding sequence ATGAGCGGTCACGATTTTCGAGCACGATTGAGGTCCGGCGAGAAACTGGTCGGAACAATGGTCACGCTGCCGACTCCGTCGACGGCCGAAATTCTGGCTGACGCTGGTTTCGATTGGCTATTTGTTGACGCCGAACACGGCCCCTTGGATGTGAACGACATTCAGGGGATTCTGCAGGCTGTCGGCGATCGCGTTCCGTGTGTTGTGCGAGTTCCCGAGTGCAGTGAAGCCTGGATCAAGCGTGTGCTGGATTTGGGGGCTCACGGTGTCATCGTGCCTCAATCCAATACGGCCGAGATGGTCGCCGACGTGGTGCGGTTTTCGCGGTACGCGCCGGAAGGTTCTCGCGGTGTCGGGCTGGCGCGAGCTCACGGCTACGGTTTCAAGTTCGCGGAATACGTCGCGTCGGCCAACGATGAGATCGCCGTGATCGTTCAGGCCGAACACCGGCGGGCGGTTGAGGACATCGCCGCAATTGTGGCGGTGGAAGGCGTTGATGCCGTGTTGCTGGGACCGTACGACATGTCGGCCAGCTACGGAAAGATGGGCCAGATCGACGATCCGGAAGTTAAAGCCGCCATCGCCAAAGTGATTGCGACATGTCGGTCGGCCGCCATTCCGATCGGCTCGTTTGGCGTTGATGCCGACGCAATAAACGGCTATGCCAAACAAGGCTGCACGCTTTTGGCTGCCGGCGTCGACGTGTTGTTTCTGGGCGGAGCGGCTCGACGGATGAAGGACCAGACGACCTGA